The Mucilaginibacter rubeus genomic interval ACAAGTACTTACGATTATCTGGTAAAAGACCGGAGGCGTTGGCCCGCCCCCGGTGTAGTGCCAGGTAATCAATGATCAATTGAGCGACAACCAATTATTAATTAAAACCTAACATTCAAATGTATAAAATATTTACTGAATCAAAGTTCAGGCGGCATCACTATGCCCTGCTCAAAATTATCCGGATTATGAAATTATCGTGTGCCCTGATTATGCTGGTCATAATGCAGGTGAGTGCCACTACTTACGCGCAGAAGGTAAGCGTTGACGTAAAACGAGTGCCGCTTGAAGATGTGCTTTTTAATTTACAGCAACAAAGCGGTTACGATTTTATTTACAGCGCCGACCTTCTGAAAAATACGGCTCCAGTATCACTCTCAATCAAAAACACCAGTATTGATAAAGCGCTGGATAAGCTTTTTGCCGATTTGCCGCTAATGTACCTCATCAACAAAAAGACAATAACTATAAAAATAAGGCCCGAGCCCGAAGCTCCAGTGACTATACCCGTAAAAGGTAAAATTGTTGATGAAAAGGGCTTGCCGATACCGGGAGTCAACATACAGATAAAGGGTACCGCTACGGGTACCACCAGTAAAAGCGATGGTTCTTATAGCATCAGTGTTCCCGATGGCAATGCTGTATTAATTTTCAGCTTCGTAGATTTCGTAAAACAGGAAATATCAGTTGGCAATAAAACCGATATCAATGTTACCCTTGTTGAAGATAAAAAGGCCCTTACCGAAGTTGTTGTTACCGGTTACAGTACGCAAAGCAAACACACGTTAACCAGTGCCATCGTATCAGTTAAAGGCGAAGATATGACTAAACGTGTCGCGACCGACCCTACGTCGCTTTTGCAGGGTCAGTTACCTGGCCTTTCGGTAATACAAAACTCTGCCGAACCCGGTAACGAAAACGTACAACTGCGTATTCGCGGATTAGGTACCTTTAGCGCTGCCAGTAACAACCCTTTGGTTATTATTGACGGCATTCCCGGCGATCTTAGTGTTATTAACCCTAATGACATCGAATCGGCAACTGTCCTTAAAGATGCTGCGGCAGCAACTATTTATGGTTCGCGTGGAGCAAATGGTGTATTGGTGATTAAAACCAAAAAAGGCAAAGGCTCTGGTGGTCTTGCATTAAGCTATAATTACAATATCGGGTTTGCTACACCCACACGGCTTCCCAAACTGATCACCAATTCTGCTACCTATATGGAATTGTTAAACGAAGCTGAAGCAAATTCAGGTAACGCGCCTATTTATACCCAGGCACAAATCGACCTGTATAAAAATGCTACCGACCGGGTCAAATATCCAAATCACGACTGGCTAAAGGATATGTTCAGGACAGCTACTGTACAAAACCATTACCTTAACCTGGGCGGCGGCAATGACAATACTACTTATAGTATAGGTTTAGGTTTGACCAATCAACCCGGAACTATGCGTGGTTTCGACTATAAAAAGTACACGCTTGATGTGGGTTTAAATTCAAAAGTCAATAAGCGCGTAACATTAGGAACCAATTTCCAGTTTCGTTATGGCGATCGTAGTTACCCGTTTGATAATGCAACAGACCTTTATATTTCAACGCTTGCCCAATCGCCGCTATATCCGGCTCAAACACAGGATGGTTTATGGATCACCAAAGCTTATGATAAGGAACTCGGCAATAAAAACCCAGTGTTGTCGTCAACCATATTAACCCATAATCCTAACTATTACGGGCAGGGCAATATCTCTCTTGATGTACAAATCTTTGATGCCCTAAAATGGGAAAACCGGGCCGGCGTAAGCTTTAACCTTCAAAAGTATAAAACCTTTGCCCCTGTTATTCCTCAATACCTGTACAGTGATCTTTCCTACTATCGCAACGCCGATGTGGGTACGCCGGGCCTTACCGCGACAGAACAGGATGAATCGCATTCAACAATTTATAGCCAGTTGAACTTTCATAAACTGTTTGGCAAGCATGACCTTACTGTATTAGGTGGCGCACAGCAGGAAGTTGATCACTTCAGTAACCTTGGCGCCTTCCGCACCAATTATCCCACAAATGATTTGGAAGAAATAGATGCAGGGTCATTAAATGGTCTGAAAAACAACGGTACATCAGGACAATGGGCTATCAGTTCGTTTTATGGTAACGCCAACTACAACTATGATGACAAATACCTTTTAGGAGCCAGTATGCGCTATGACGGCACCTCACGCCTGCCAAGCAATAGTCGCTGGGGATTATATGAATCTTTCTCTGCCGGATGGAGGATCTCAAAGGAAAATTTCTTAAAAGACGTATCATGGATAAACGATCTGAAGATCAGGGGATCATGGGGAAGGCTTGGTAACCAGAATATCGGTAATTATCCATATCAACCTACATTAGTACAAAGTGTATACGCTTTCAATGGCACCATATCCAATGGTTTTCAGGCTAATCAGCTCATCGACCCTGCACTTACCTGGGAATCAACCCGCATGACAGATATCGGTCTTGATCTCGTTGCTTTAAACAATAAACTTACGTTCACCTTCGACTGGTTTAATAAATACACTTACGACATCCTACGGAATTCTCAGGTGCCGTTAGCTTTAGGTGTAAACGCGCCTACGGTAAACAATGGCGCGGTAAGCAACAAGGGTATAGAGTTTAGTCTGCATTATCAGGATCGCCCGTCTGAAAAGTTCAGCTATTATGCTACAGCAAATTTCCAGCTATATCGTAACAAGGTACTCTCTTTTGGCGCTCCTGAAGTTGGCGGCCCGGATCAGCAAACTATTATGCAGAACGGCTACCCTATCAACTCGTTTTACCTATATACCATGCAGGGTATTTTCCAAAGCCAGGCCGAAATCAATAGTGCACCCGATCAGTCAAGCCTTGGCGGTGTACCTACCCCGGGCGATATCAGGTACAAGGATATCAATGGCGATGGTAAGGTAGATGCTAATGATCGCAGCATTATCCCCGGTCAGTACCCTAAGTTTGAGTATTCCTATACCATGGGCGCTACATGGGGTAATTTTGACGCAAGCGTGCAGCTTTATGGCTCATACGGCAATAAGCTTTACTTGTATAAATGGGGCGTCGATCCTTTTGCGCAAGGCGCTATGCCAACTACCGATTGGCTGAACCGCTGGACACCGCAAAATCCTTCAACCACAATGCCTAAAATTTATATGGGTTTTTATGGTTATCCTAAAATCACCAGCGTACAGTCAACTTATCACCTTTATGCCGCAAGCTTTATGCGGATCAAGAATGTGCAGGTGGGTTATACCTTTCCGCAAAACATGATTAAAGGGGTAAAAACGCTTCGTGTTTTTGGTTCGGTTGATAACCTTGCCCTATTTACCCCATTAAAACAAGGGGCTGACCCCGAAAGGCAGGACATCAACTACAGGCCCGATGCCTGGTATGGCTTTGCCGGTTATCCTCAAAACAGGACTTTCACATTTGGTGCATCTGTTCAATTTTAATTTGTTAGCAATGAAAAAATATATCATCATATTTATAGCAGCGTTAGCAGGTTTTACTTCATGTAAAAAACTTGATGTAACGCCTCCCGATAAGTTATCAAACCTCACCTTCTGGAAAACTCCTGCCGATGCCGATTTGGCGCTCACCGGCGTATACGGCACCCTTTACGCAAGAAGCGGACAAATCTCTACCTATGCCCCAATGTGGTACGAGAATTTCGGCGATAACACCTACACACAAAACAACCAGGCCGGCGCGCAACAGGCATTAGTTGCTGGTCTTAATCCATCAAGCGGTGGCTTTGTGGCCGATGGAAGCAACAGCCTTTATATCAATGCCTATAAAAGTATAGCGGCATGTAACACTTTTTTGGCCAACGTTGATAAAGTCCTCACCGGCGACAAGCTTACACAATACAAAGGCGAGGTTTACTTTATCCGTGCGTTCAATTACTTTTTATTAGCCGAAACTTACGGGAATGTGCCTTTGTTAACAGCCGATCCTATCACCTCAGACTTTAAACAAAAGGTAAGCAAATCCTCAAGGGCGGATGTTTTAAAACTGATTGAGAGTGATCTTAACAACGCTATCTCGGGATTACCTAATCAAAAGTTTAACACCGGTCATGCAGTTAAAGGCTCTGCTCAGGGCCTGATGGCACGGGTTTTACTGTTTGAAAAGAAGTATCCCGATGCCGCGGCGATGGCTAGATCAATTATAGACGGCGGTCTGTTTTCACTCAACAGTAATTATCCCTCAAACTTTTACAAGCCTGATCAGCAAACCAGTCCCGAAATTATGTTTTCGGTACAATATAGCGCCCCTACCATTCCGCATCCCGATGCGCTTACCATGATATTAATATTGCCGGGATATGTTGACTTGCAGGGTACTCAGGATATGATCAATGAATACGAGGCTAACGATCCACGAGAAAAAATGACCTTCTTTTTTCCAGGTGACACCCCGGCGCAGGGATGGCCTTATCCCGGTACCGTTGGCAAACCCGGCGTTAATAACTGGACTGCCGGTTTCTATCCATCAAAAAAATGGCTCGATCCTAAGATCGTTAACCCGCAGCCGGGCTTGCTTGATGATCAGGACTATGTATGGATAAGATTTGCCGATGTTAAACTGATGTATGCCGAAGCTCAAAACGAGGCTGCAGGTCCCGACGCAAGTGTTTACAAACAAATCAACGAAGTAAGGGCGCGTCCGGGCGTAAATATGCCCGCGCTTGCTGCCGGTTTATCTCAGGCTGATATGAGAGCAAAGATAAGGCATGAGCGTCGTGTAGAATTGGCATTGGAAGGCTTCCGTTATTTTGATATGCGACGCTGGGGCATAGCCAAAGATAAGTTGAACGGTTTCATTCAAAATCCGCTGATCCCGGCAACAAAAACTATTTATAAAGACAACTTTGATTTTTGGCCGCTGCCACAATCAGAGGTTGACAGAAACGCTCCGGCACTGATCCAGAATGATGGATATTAATAAGGAGCGGTAATAAAAAAACGCCTTACGGATTTAGCCCGTAAGGCGTTTTTTTTGTTGTTAATTCTTGAATCCTTAAAATCCTGATTCAGGCAATTACTTCTTCCATCCCATCGCGTACTTGATTCCGCCAAGCAAATGTTTCAAATATAACGGATCGGCGTATGATTCATCTGTGTGGCCTAATTCTGTATAAAAGGCCCTTCCCCCGTCAAAGTTATGATACCATGCCATTGGATGATTGTCGCCATTCTCGCCGCCGGTGTAGCTTTTTTCATCTATCTTGATCAATACGTGTAGGTCGTCACCTATCCATTTATAGTTATACCATTCGTCCCAGCGTTTCCAGGTTTGCGGCAAATGTTTGGTAGCGATAAAATTACGGTCAACTACGTTTAAAGTAGCATCCTGTTGTTTGGGGTGACTTTTAAAATAGGCGCCAACCAATTTACCATACCATGGCCAGTCATATTCAGTATCTGTAGCGGCATGCACCCCAACAAAACCGCCGCCGCCTTTAATATATTGTTCAAAGGCTGCCTGTTGTGTATCGTTCAAGACATCGCCGGTGGTACTTAAAAATATTACAGCTTTGTACTGCTTCAGGTTACCGGCAGTAAATTTTGTAGCGTCGGTGGTGCTATCCACATCAAAATTGTTTTCCTGACCTAATTTCATAATGGCAGGTACCCCTACCGCTATAGAGTTATGATGAAAACCAGCCGTTTTGCAAAATACAAGTACTTTGTCCTTTGCAATTACCTGGCTTATCGATGCGCCTATCAACAGGCATATGGTGATTAGTTTTTTCATTTGTTTTACTTTTTACAGTGAATGGTTGATTAAGTTGACTAATTAAGCAGTTGATTAAGGGAATGAAACAGAAATGGCCCCACTCACCCATTCAACTACTCACCACCCACCAAATTATATATTTCCCTTCTTTAATTCATCTACAGCGAAATGAGCAGCACGGGCCGTCATAGCCATATAAGTTAACGACGGATTTTGACAAGCCGACGAGGTCATGGCAGCACCATCGGTAACGAAAACGTTTTTGGCATCCCAAACCTGGTTATTGCCATTAAGCACTGAGGTTTTAGGATCACGGCCCATACGTGCTGTCCCCATCTCGTGGATGCCATCGCCAACATGATGACCTCGGTCGTGCGTTTCAATGTTTTTCACACCGGCACTTTCCAGCATAGCTTTGGCTTCTTTAATGATATCAACCCGCATTTTCTTTTCGTTATCCTTTATCTCCGCGTCCATCGCTAATATTGGTAACCCCCATTTATCCTTACGTGTTTTATCAAGGGTGATTTTATTTTCGTGATAAGGCAGCAACTCGCCAAAACCACCAATACCAATTGTCCATGGCCCTGGTTCTGTAAGCGCGTCCTTGTATTGGGCTCCAATATTGTATTCGGCAATTTCACGGTTCCAGCCCATACGGCTTGCCGCGCCCTGGTAACCGAAGCCACGAAGATAATCACGTTTATCACCAAAGAGGTTGGCAAAACGGACTACATAAATACCATTTGCCCGGCGACCATAATAATATTTATCCTCAAAACCTTCAACCAGTCCGCTTGCGCCAAGGTTATAATGATGATCCATAATGTTGTGACCAAGCTCGCCACTACTGCTACCTAAGCCATCAGGCCAGATATCTGTAGCCGAATTCATCAATACCCAGGCACTATTGAGGGCAGAGGCATTAACGAAAACTATTTTTGAATAATACTCATAGGTTTGATTGGTTTCCGCATCAAGCACCTCAACTCCTTTGGCCTTTTTCGTGTCTTTATCATATAGTATTTTAGTAACTATAGAATATGGCCTTACCGTTAAGTTCCCGGTAGCTAAAGCAGCAGGCAGTGTTGATGATTGCGTACTGAAGTATCCACCAAAAGGACAACCCTCCCAGCACCTGTTTCTGAACTGGCAAGCCGTACGGCCGGGAATGGCGGCTGTTAAATTAGCCGAACGACCGATGATCATATGCCTGGTGCCGTTATAGTTCTTTTTGATGCGTGCAGCTACATCCTTTTCAACCACGTTCATATCCATCGGCGGTAAATAATGCCCGTCAGGCAATTGTGGTAAGCCTTCTAAAGAGCCGCTGATGCCTGCAAACTTTTCTACATGATCATACCATGGGGCAAGATCTTTATAACGGATAGGCCAGTCAATAGCCCAGCCATCTTTAGCGTTAGCTTCAAAATCAAAATCACTCCAGCGGTAACTCTGCCTTCCCCATAAAATAGAACGGCCGCCGAGCTGGTATGAACGCCACCAGTTAAAAGGCTTGATCTCGGTATATG includes:
- a CDS encoding ThuA domain-containing protein — protein: MKKLITICLLIGASISQVIAKDKVLVFCKTAGFHHNSIAVGVPAIMKLGQENNFDVDSTTDATKFTAGNLKQYKAVIFLSTTGDVLNDTQQAAFEQYIKGGGGFVGVHAATDTEYDWPWYGKLVGAYFKSHPKQQDATLNVVDRNFIATKHLPQTWKRWDEWYNYKWIGDDLHVLIKIDEKSYTGGENGDNHPMAWYHNFDGGRAFYTELGHTDESYADPLYLKHLLGGIKYAMGWKK
- a CDS encoding TonB-dependent receptor, encoding MKLSCALIMLVIMQVSATTYAQKVSVDVKRVPLEDVLFNLQQQSGYDFIYSADLLKNTAPVSLSIKNTSIDKALDKLFADLPLMYLINKKTITIKIRPEPEAPVTIPVKGKIVDEKGLPIPGVNIQIKGTATGTTSKSDGSYSISVPDGNAVLIFSFVDFVKQEISVGNKTDINVTLVEDKKALTEVVVTGYSTQSKHTLTSAIVSVKGEDMTKRVATDPTSLLQGQLPGLSVIQNSAEPGNENVQLRIRGLGTFSAASNNPLVIIDGIPGDLSVINPNDIESATVLKDAAAATIYGSRGANGVLVIKTKKGKGSGGLALSYNYNIGFATPTRLPKLITNSATYMELLNEAEANSGNAPIYTQAQIDLYKNATDRVKYPNHDWLKDMFRTATVQNHYLNLGGGNDNTTYSIGLGLTNQPGTMRGFDYKKYTLDVGLNSKVNKRVTLGTNFQFRYGDRSYPFDNATDLYISTLAQSPLYPAQTQDGLWITKAYDKELGNKNPVLSSTILTHNPNYYGQGNISLDVQIFDALKWENRAGVSFNLQKYKTFAPVIPQYLYSDLSYYRNADVGTPGLTATEQDESHSTIYSQLNFHKLFGKHDLTVLGGAQQEVDHFSNLGAFRTNYPTNDLEEIDAGSLNGLKNNGTSGQWAISSFYGNANYNYDDKYLLGASMRYDGTSRLPSNSRWGLYESFSAGWRISKENFLKDVSWINDLKIRGSWGRLGNQNIGNYPYQPTLVQSVYAFNGTISNGFQANQLIDPALTWESTRMTDIGLDLVALNNKLTFTFDWFNKYTYDILRNSQVPLALGVNAPTVNNGAVSNKGIEFSLHYQDRPSEKFSYYATANFQLYRNKVLSFGAPEVGGPDQQTIMQNGYPINSFYLYTMQGIFQSQAEINSAPDQSSLGGVPTPGDIRYKDINGDGKVDANDRSIIPGQYPKFEYSYTMGATWGNFDASVQLYGSYGNKLYLYKWGVDPFAQGAMPTTDWLNRWTPQNPSTTMPKIYMGFYGYPKITSVQSTYHLYAASFMRIKNVQVGYTFPQNMIKGVKTLRVFGSVDNLALFTPLKQGADPERQDINYRPDAWYGFAGYPQNRTFTFGASVQF
- a CDS encoding RagB/SusD family nutrient uptake outer membrane protein, with protein sequence MKKYIIIFIAALAGFTSCKKLDVTPPDKLSNLTFWKTPADADLALTGVYGTLYARSGQISTYAPMWYENFGDNTYTQNNQAGAQQALVAGLNPSSGGFVADGSNSLYINAYKSIAACNTFLANVDKVLTGDKLTQYKGEVYFIRAFNYFLLAETYGNVPLLTADPITSDFKQKVSKSSRADVLKLIESDLNNAISGLPNQKFNTGHAVKGSAQGLMARVLLFEKKYPDAAAMARSIIDGGLFSLNSNYPSNFYKPDQQTSPEIMFSVQYSAPTIPHPDALTMILILPGYVDLQGTQDMINEYEANDPREKMTFFFPGDTPAQGWPYPGTVGKPGVNNWTAGFYPSKKWLDPKIVNPQPGLLDDQDYVWIRFADVKLMYAEAQNEAAGPDASVYKQINEVRARPGVNMPALAAGLSQADMRAKIRHERRVELALEGFRYFDMRRWGIAKDKLNGFIQNPLIPATKTIYKDNFDFWPLPQSEVDRNAPALIQNDGY
- a CDS encoding GMC oxidoreductase, whose amino-acid sequence is MPLSNINGKAKAGNTYDAIVIGSGISGGWAAKELSELGLKTIMLERGRNFEHIKDYKTASKDPWDFHHAGRPTQAERKQRPVISRGWGATEPIMDYWTDEQAAPYTEIKPFNWWRSYQLGGRSILWGRQSYRWSDFDFEANAKDGWAIDWPIRYKDLAPWYDHVEKFAGISGSLEGLPQLPDGHYLPPMDMNVVEKDVAARIKKNYNGTRHMIIGRSANLTAAIPGRTACQFRNRCWEGCPFGGYFSTQSSTLPAALATGNLTVRPYSIVTKILYDKDTKKAKGVEVLDAETNQTYEYYSKIVFVNASALNSAWVLMNSATDIWPDGLGSSSGELGHNIMDHHYNLGASGLVEGFEDKYYYGRRANGIYVVRFANLFGDKRDYLRGFGYQGAASRMGWNREIAEYNIGAQYKDALTEPGPWTIGIGGFGELLPYHENKITLDKTRKDKWGLPILAMDAEIKDNEKKMRVDIIKEAKAMLESAGVKNIETHDRGHHVGDGIHEMGTARMGRDPKTSVLNGNNQVWDAKNVFVTDGAAMTSSACQNPSLTYMAMTARAAHFAVDELKKGNI